A stretch of the Mycolicibacterium celeriflavum genome encodes the following:
- a CDS encoding DUF1707 domain-containing protein: MPAIAPAVRAGDPDREKTADVLGQALAQGYLEMPEYEARLQAAFAATTRSQLHELTADLPVERLKRNDPRRREARRRLARRGVQIHLAGYLTMVAIVLTVWLAVGLTAGAWYFWPIWPILGAGIGLLGHALPVRYALPATPCQRRHGSINPARIA, encoded by the coding sequence ATGCCCGCCATCGCACCCGCCGTCCGCGCCGGAGACCCCGACCGGGAGAAGACCGCGGACGTGCTCGGCCAGGCGCTCGCCCAGGGCTACCTCGAGATGCCTGAGTACGAGGCCCGACTGCAGGCCGCGTTCGCCGCGACCACCCGTTCACAACTGCACGAGCTCACCGCCGATCTACCCGTCGAGCGCCTCAAGCGCAACGACCCCCGGCGGCGGGAAGCCCGCAGGCGGTTGGCCCGGCGCGGGGTCCAGATCCATCTGGCCGGCTACCTCACGATGGTCGCGATTGTGCTGACCGTGTGGTTGGCGGTCGGACTGACCGCGGGCGCCTGGTACTTCTGGCCGATCTGGCCGATCCTCGGCGCGGGCATCGGCCTGCTCGGTCACGCGCTGCCCGTCCGGTACGCGCTACCGGCCACGCCCTGCCAGCGCCGTCACGGCTCGATCAATCCGGCACGAATCGCGTAG
- a CDS encoding response regulator, giving the protein MFAQPARILLADDHALVRSGLRMILDAEPDLRVVAEAADGHEALALLENTPVDLAILDIAMPRMTGLQAAREMNRAHPHVRILILSMYDNEQYFFEALKAGASGYVLKSVADRDLLEACRATLRGEPFLYAGAVTALIRDYLHRARQGDGLPETILTPREEEVLKLIAEGYSSRDIANTLGISVKTVDRHRTNLLAKLGLQDRVALTRYAIRAGLIEP; this is encoded by the coding sequence ATGTTCGCGCAGCCGGCGCGCATCCTGCTCGCCGACGACCACGCGCTGGTGCGCAGCGGGCTACGGATGATCCTCGACGCCGAGCCCGATCTGCGCGTGGTCGCCGAGGCGGCCGACGGGCACGAGGCGCTGGCGTTGCTCGAGAACACCCCCGTAGATCTGGCGATCCTCGACATCGCAATGCCCAGGATGACGGGCCTGCAGGCGGCCAGGGAGATGAACCGGGCCCATCCGCACGTCCGGATCCTGATCCTGTCGATGTACGACAACGAGCAGTACTTCTTCGAGGCCCTGAAGGCCGGTGCGTCAGGCTACGTGCTGAAGTCCGTCGCCGACCGCGACCTGCTCGAGGCGTGCCGGGCCACGCTGCGCGGAGAGCCGTTCCTGTACGCGGGCGCGGTGACGGCGCTGATCCGCGACTATCTGCACCGCGCCCGGCAGGGCGACGGGCTGCCCGAGACCATCCTCACGCCCCGCGAGGAGGAGGTACTCAAGCTGATCGCCGAGGGCTACTCGTCGCGAGACATCGCGAACACGTTGGGCATCAGCGTCAAGACCGTCGACCGGCATCGGACCAACCTGCTGGCCAAACTCGGATTGCAGGATCGGGTGGCGTTGACCCGCTACGCGATTCGTGCCGGATTGATCGAGCCGTGA
- a CDS encoding HAMP domain-containing sensor histidine kinase, with amino-acid sequence MKRARTPATALFRRVFLINGLIFTLGTLILAISPATVSSRIKLTEIPVLVVGLAVILTANALLLRSSLAPLDRLAASMRRVDPPRRSDRVDDRGNGDLRHLIASFNTMLDRLETERTTASASALAAQENERRRIARELHDEIGQTLTVALLMLKRAVDRAPAEIRGELAGTQDAVRASLDEVRSIARRLRPEALEDLGLHSALNALCSEFTNATGLSVVKHIVLQQDRLKPDVELVCYRVAQESLTNIARHAGATKAWLDLHTTDDRLTMRIADDGVGGVVSEGAGINGMRERALLVDADLTIASPAGEGTEVRLAIPSRRCW; translated from the coding sequence ATGAAACGGGCGCGCACGCCGGCGACCGCACTGTTTCGGCGGGTTTTCCTGATCAACGGCCTGATCTTCACGTTGGGCACGCTGATCCTGGCGATTTCGCCAGCCACGGTGTCTTCCCGCATCAAGCTCACCGAGATTCCCGTGCTCGTCGTCGGGCTCGCCGTCATCCTGACCGCGAACGCGCTGTTGTTGCGATCGAGCCTGGCCCCCCTCGACCGGCTAGCCGCATCGATGCGGCGAGTCGATCCGCCCCGCCGCAGCGACCGCGTCGACGACCGCGGCAACGGCGACCTGCGCCACCTCATCGCGTCGTTCAACACCATGCTGGACCGTCTCGAGACCGAACGCACCACGGCCAGCGCGTCGGCCTTGGCCGCGCAGGAGAACGAGCGCCGGCGCATCGCGCGTGAGTTGCACGACGAGATCGGGCAGACCTTGACCGTGGCGCTGCTCATGCTCAAGCGTGCCGTGGATCGTGCTCCCGCCGAGATCCGCGGTGAGCTCGCCGGCACCCAGGACGCGGTCCGCGCGAGCCTCGACGAGGTTCGCAGCATCGCGCGCCGGCTGCGTCCCGAGGCGTTGGAGGACCTGGGGCTACACAGTGCGCTCAACGCGCTGTGCAGTGAGTTCACCAACGCAACCGGCTTATCCGTCGTCAAACACATTGTGCTGCAACAGGATCGGCTGAAGCCGGATGTCGAGCTGGTGTGCTACCGCGTCGCGCAGGAGAGCCTGACCAACATCGCCAGGCACGCCGGAGCCACCAAGGCGTGGCTCGATCTGCACACCACCGACGACCGGTTGACGATGCGCATCGCCGACGACGGCGTCGGCGGCGTGGTCAGCGAGGGCGCCGGGATCAACGGTATGCGGGAGCGCGCGTTGCTGGTGGATGCCGACCTCACGATCGCGTCCCCGGCCGGTGAGGGCACCGAGGTGCGGCTGGCGATCCCGTCGCGGCGGTGTTGGTGA
- a CDS encoding CBS domain-containing protein — MQAHEIAVTPPTVRMDDPVSKAVQLMVVNRLPGLVVVDDSDRPVAVLPGTQVLRLTIPESYRDDPALVRTVDEIHADLFWHGPGRLTVGDCLPTPVAKPVTVAPDATLLEIATVMATKRSPLIAVVDTDGKLVGAVTLERLLTSLAVAGPND; from the coding sequence ATGCAAGCACACGAGATCGCCGTGACCCCGCCGACGGTCCGGATGGACGATCCGGTGTCCAAGGCCGTGCAACTGATGGTGGTCAACCGGCTGCCGGGGCTGGTCGTGGTCGACGACTCGGACCGTCCCGTCGCCGTGCTGCCGGGCACCCAGGTGCTGAGGCTGACCATTCCGGAGTCCTATCGCGACGACCCGGCACTGGTGCGCACCGTCGACGAGATTCATGCCGACCTGTTCTGGCACGGGCCCGGCCGGCTCACCGTCGGGGACTGCCTACCCACCCCGGTGGCCAAACCGGTCACGGTCGCGCCGGACGCCACGTTGCTCGAGATCGCCACCGTGATGGCCACCAAGCGGAGCCCGCTGATCGCCGTCGTCGACACGGACGGCAAGCTCGTCGGCGCGGTGACCCTGGAAAGGCTGTTGACGAGCCTGGCCGTGGCCGGCCCCAACGACTGA
- a CDS encoding ArsB/NhaD family transporter, translated as MLAPLLALAIFVVAFWFLATERANKVTTVLVAAGLMTLLGLAPGEKVFYSEHEGIDWNVIFLLLGMMVIVGVVKQTGVFDFLAIWAAKRAKGRPFRLMAMLMMITAVASPVLDNVTIIMLVAPVTLVICDRLEIAAQPFLIAEVLASNIGGAATLIGDPPNIIIGSRAGLTFNDFLVNMAPVVVVIFALFVVFTKWLFRHDLRANEMRVDKVMVLQERRAIRDTRLLVRSMAVLALVIVGFGLHSVLHVAPSIVALLGAGTMLLVTNVDVAEVLPEVEWPTLVFFMGLFVMVAGLVHTGVIGWLGDAAVNLFGDNFFMAATGLLFGSAVLGAFIDNIPYTATMAPVVEDMAAQAPDAETGRALWWAFALGACFSGNGTAIAASANVVAIGIAQRAGHRISFWRFTRYGIVVTLLSTLLAWVYVWLRYF; from the coding sequence GTGCTGGCTCCGCTTCTGGCGCTGGCGATTTTCGTTGTCGCCTTTTGGTTTCTGGCGACCGAGCGCGCTAACAAGGTCACGACGGTTCTGGTCGCCGCGGGGCTGATGACGCTCCTGGGTCTGGCCCCCGGCGAGAAGGTGTTCTACTCCGAGCACGAGGGCATCGACTGGAACGTCATCTTTCTGCTGCTCGGCATGATGGTGATCGTCGGGGTCGTCAAACAGACCGGTGTCTTCGACTTCCTCGCGATCTGGGCCGCAAAACGCGCCAAAGGCAGGCCTTTTCGGCTCATGGCCATGCTGATGATGATCACCGCGGTGGCCTCCCCGGTGCTGGACAACGTCACGATCATCATGCTCGTCGCGCCGGTGACGCTGGTCATCTGCGACCGGCTGGAAATCGCGGCCCAGCCGTTCCTCATCGCGGAGGTACTCGCATCCAACATCGGGGGTGCGGCCACCCTCATCGGTGATCCACCCAACATCATCATCGGCAGCCGCGCCGGCCTGACCTTCAACGACTTCCTGGTCAACATGGCGCCCGTGGTGGTGGTGATCTTCGCGTTGTTCGTGGTGTTCACCAAGTGGCTGTTCCGACATGACCTGCGCGCCAACGAGATGCGCGTCGACAAGGTGATGGTGCTGCAGGAGCGGCGCGCGATCAGGGACACCCGCCTGCTGGTGCGGTCCATGGCCGTGCTCGCGCTGGTAATCGTCGGGTTCGGCCTTCACTCGGTGCTGCACGTCGCGCCGTCGATCGTCGCGCTTCTCGGTGCGGGCACGATGCTGCTGGTCACCAACGTCGACGTCGCCGAGGTCCTCCCCGAGGTGGAGTGGCCGACGCTGGTGTTCTTCATGGGTCTCTTCGTCATGGTCGCCGGCCTGGTGCACACCGGGGTGATCGGCTGGCTCGGCGATGCGGCGGTCAACCTCTTCGGCGACAACTTCTTCATGGCGGCGACGGGACTGCTGTTCGGGTCCGCGGTGCTCGGCGCGTTCATCGACAACATTCCCTATACGGCGACGATGGCCCCCGTGGTCGAGGACATGGCGGCCCAGGCTCCCGACGCGGAGACCGGCCGGGCGCTGTGGTGGGCGTTCGCGCTGGGCGCCTGCTTCTCCGGCAACGGCACCGCGATCGCTGCGAGCGCGAACGTGGTCGCGATCGGCATCGC